A window of Fragaria vesca subsp. vesca linkage group LG7, FraVesHawaii_1.0, whole genome shotgun sequence contains these coding sequences:
- the LOC101305690 gene encoding uncharacterized protein LOC101305690 has protein sequence MGVVIIDGTTVKDFVSDEVQFKKSVDERFAALDLNNDGVLSRSELRKAFESMRLIETHFGMDVATSPDELTQLYNSIFDKFDCDQSGTVDLDEFREEMKKILLAIADGLGSCPIQMALEDQSFLKQAADLEASKTSSSVSHT, from the coding sequence ATGGGAGTGGTGATAATCGACGGAACGACGGTGAAGGACTTCGTGAGCGACGAGGTGCAGTTCAAGAAGAGCGTGGACGAGCGTTTTGCTGCTCTAGATCTTAACAACGATGGCGTTCTGTCCCGGTCTGAGTTGCGAAAAGCGTTCGAGTCTATGAGATTGATCGAGACCCACTTCGGCATGGACGTGGCAACCTCGCCTGATGAGCTGACGCAGCTCTACAATTCCATATTCGATAAGTTCGACTGCGACCAGAGCGGGACGGTGGATCTGGACGAGTTCAGGGAGGAGATGAAGAAGATTTTGCTGGCCATCGCCGACGGGCTTGGCTCTTGCCCTATACAGATGGCTCTCGAGGACCAGAGCTTTCTCAAGCAGGCTGCAGATCTCGAGGCTTCCAAGACATCGTCCTCAGTTTCACACACCTAG